One genomic window of Gracilinema caldarium DSM 7334 includes the following:
- a CDS encoding site-specific DNA-methyltransferase: MMDKMKFETPNLTAENRKKLAELFPGVVAEGKVNVDLLRSYVGEEIFKDEAYEFTWVGKRAAIAEAGRPIRKTLRPIVKDETTPTGADSTGKPYCSSGSRDWDTTENLYIEGDNLDVLKLLQESYLGKVKMIYIDPPYNTGNDFIYRDDFAKSREDYEEEAGMYDEDGDRLFRNTESNGRFHSDWCSMMYPRLVLARNLLTPDGVIFISIDDNEVAQLRKMCDEVFGESNFVASVIWERAFSPVNLKKHFSESHDYIICYAKDFNNLICNGLPRSEEADNRYSNPDNDPRGNWASADLSVGPAIQNNIYEIVTPSGRRVMPPSGYSWRLNKTRFAEFLKDNRIYFGDDGNGVPRIKRFLSEVKQGITPMTIWKHQDVGHSQKASQDLKKLFNEKAVFTYPKPVELVKRLFELYTNNDSIILDFFSGSATTAHAVMQLNAEDGGKRKFIMVQLPEVCAEGTEAAKAGYKNICEIGKERIRRAGDKIKTENKDKPGIENLDIGFRVLKLDDSNMNDVYYAAGDYTQEMLSNLLSNIKPERNDMDLLFGCLLDWGLPLSMPHTHEKIDGFTVHTYNGGDLIACFEERISEKAIREIASRQPLRAVFRDSSFTSSPEKINVFEIFKLLSPNTTVKVI; the protein is encoded by the coding sequence ATGATGGATAAAATGAAATTTGAGACCCCGAACCTTACCGCCGAAAACCGCAAGAAGCTTGCAGAGCTGTTCCCCGGCGTGGTTGCCGAGGGCAAGGTGAATGTAGACCTTTTGCGCTCCTATGTGGGCGAGGAAATATTCAAAGACGAAGCCTATGAGTTTACCTGGGTGGGCAAGCGCGCCGCCATTGCCGAGGCAGGCAGACCTATCCGCAAGACGCTTCGCCCTATTGTTAAGGATGAAACTACTCCTACCGGTGCAGACAGTACGGGAAAGCCCTATTGCAGCAGCGGCAGCCGCGACTGGGACACCACCGAGAACCTTTACATAGAGGGCGACAACCTTGATGTATTAAAACTTTTGCAGGAGAGCTATCTTGGCAAGGTGAAGATGATATATATCGACCCGCCTTATAACACAGGCAACGATTTTATTTACCGTGATGATTTTGCAAAAAGCCGAGAAGACTACGAGGAAGAAGCGGGCATGTACGACGAGGACGGCGACCGCCTGTTTCGCAATACTGAAAGCAACGGACGCTTTCATTCCGACTGGTGCAGTATGATGTATCCACGGTTGGTGCTGGCGAGGAATCTACTTACGCCTGATGGGGTTATCTTTATTAGTATTGATGACAATGAGGTTGCACAATTAAGGAAGATGTGCGATGAGGTTTTCGGTGAAAGTAATTTTGTCGCGAGTGTTATTTGGGAACGTGCTTTTTCACCTGTAAATTTAAAAAAGCACTTTTCAGAAAGCCATGATTACATCATCTGTTACGCTAAAGATTTTAATAATCTGATTTGTAATGGATTACCGCGAAGTGAAGAAGCAGATAACCGCTATTCAAATCCAGATAATGACCCTCGCGGGAACTGGGCTTCTGCTGACTTGTCGGTAGGACCAGCTATTCAAAATAATATATATGAAATTGTAACACCATCTGGTCGCAGAGTTATGCCTCCGAGCGGCTATAGTTGGAGACTTAATAAAACACGTTTTGCAGAATTTCTAAAAGACAATAGAATTTATTTTGGTGATGATGGAAATGGTGTGCCAAGGATAAAAAGGTTTCTATCAGAAGTTAAACAAGGTATAACCCCGATGACAATATGGAAGCATCAAGATGTAGGACACTCCCAAAAGGCAAGTCAGGATTTGAAGAAGCTGTTTAATGAAAAGGCGGTTTTCACATATCCCAAGCCCGTTGAGTTAGTCAAGCGGCTATTTGAGCTGTACACAAATAACGATTCAATCATTCTCGACTTCTTCTCAGGTTCCGCCACCACAGCTCACGCAGTAATGCAGCTTAACGCAGAGGACGGGGGCAAACGGAAGTTTATCATGGTGCAGCTGCCGGAGGTGTGCGCCGAGGGTACGGAAGCTGCCAAGGCCGGCTATAAAAACATCTGCGAAATCGGCAAGGAGCGCATACGCCGCGCCGGGGATAAAATCAAAACGGAAAACAAGGACAAGCCCGGCATTGAAAATCTGGACATCGGCTTCCGCGTCCTTAAACTCGACGACTCGAACATGAACGACGTCTACTATGCGGCGGGCGACTACACGCAGGAAATGCTTTCCAATCTGTTAAGCAATATCAAGCCCGAACGAAACGATATGGACCTGCTGTTCGGTTGTCTGCTCGACTGGGGTCTGCCGTTGTCCATGCCCCACACCCACGAGAAGATTGACGGTTTCACCGTCCATACCTACAACGGCGGTGACCTGATCGCCTGCTTTGAAGAACGTATCAGCGAAAAGGCAATCCGCGAAATTGCAAGCCGCCAGCCCCTCCGCGCCGTGTTCCGGGACAGCAGCTTTACCAGTTCCCCGGAGAAAATAAACGTGTTTGAAATTTTCAAACTTCTTTCGCCGAATACCACGGTCAAAGTTATATAA
- a CDS encoding DUF4391 domain-containing protein produces MLGLPRSTEVNRRVAKEKLYANATLTASVKDMIKDQIESVVWRNKLADSTMSVAAGEKVEEIQIFEIALRQKALDKRILPAIAKAIPYKILFLLTFEGEAQAWMEASGTFYSTDWFTLEGFTLKFEGLNLDAVYENLARQIAGGRLDAEDDIAKAVERDKQRQKLERDIAALEKKVLREKQFNRQVELNSELKRLRKELEELR; encoded by the coding sequence ATGCTGGGATTACCCCGTTCCACCGAGGTAAACCGCCGTGTGGCAAAAGAGAAGCTTTACGCCAACGCCACATTGACTGCCTCGGTAAAGGATATGATAAAAGACCAGATAGAGTCGGTGGTCTGGCGGAACAAACTGGCCGACAGCACCATGAGCGTAGCCGCCGGGGAGAAAGTCGAGGAAATTCAAATTTTCGAGATCGCCCTCAGGCAAAAGGCTTTGGACAAGCGCATCCTGCCCGCCATAGCTAAGGCGATACCGTACAAGATTCTGTTTCTACTGACCTTTGAAGGCGAGGCGCAGGCGTGGATGGAAGCCTCCGGCACATTCTACAGCACGGACTGGTTTACGCTTGAGGGATTCACGCTGAAATTTGAGGGGTTGAATCTGGATGCCGTGTATGAGAATCTGGCGCGGCAGATTGCGGGCGGCCGGCTCGACGCCGAGGATGACATCGCCAAGGCAGTTGAAAGAGATAAACAGCGACAGAAACTCGAACGTGATATCGCCGCGTTAGAAAAGAAAGTCCTGCGGGAGAAACAGTTTAATAGGCAGGTTGAACTAAACAGCGAGTTGAAACGGCTAAGAAAAGAACTGGAGGAATTAAGATGA